From Poecile atricapillus isolate bPoeAtr1 chromosome 11, bPoeAtr1.hap1, whole genome shotgun sequence, one genomic window encodes:
- the LACTB gene encoding serine beta-lactamase-like protein LACTB, mitochondrial, with translation MRSGLGPARRRLWPGGALSAPAMSGLARALRRAAALGRLPAPRREGDGAGARPWGWGLALGLALGLRAAPAGGESESGREEKPPPTPRGFGAAVERSRDLVRRIKDEAGIPGILVGVSVDGKEVWSEGLGYADVENRVVCKPETIMRIASISKCLTMMAVAKLWEEGKLDLDAPVQKYVPEFPEKVYEGEKVTITTRLLVSHLSGIRHYEKDITKVKEEKEKANRELKLTKSCQDKEQKEKEGKGIEKTDCVKQKKEHNSETKIQHSKPGRNNKEFEQEEYYLKEKFESVIESLKIFKNDPLFFKPGSQFLYSTYGFTLLSAVVERASGQKFTDYMLKMFRDLDMLSTVLDDNEAMIYNRARCYVYNKKGRLVNAPYVDNSYKWAGGGFLSSVGDLLKFGNALLYSYQAGQFKNRNCKLLPGYLKPGTVAMMWTPVPKTEVSWDRDGKYAMAWAVVEKNQQYGCCRQQRHYASHTGGAVGASSVLLILPEELDTEALGTWPVAPPRGVIVTIICNMQSVSLNSTALKIAREFDKEKRAQYMD, from the exons CTCGGCCCGGCGAGGCGGCGCCTGTGGCCCGGCGGTGCCTTGTCCGCCCCGGCCATGTCGGGCCTGGCGCGGGCCTTGCGGCGGGCGGCGGCTCTTGGGCGGCTCCCCGCGCCCCGCAGGGAGGGCGACGGGGCCGGGGCGCggccatggggctgggggctggctctggggctgGCGCTGGGGCTTCGGGCGGCGCCGGCGGGAGGGGAGTCAGAGAGCGGGCGGGAGGAGAAGCCGCCGCCGACCCCGCGGGGCTTCGGCGCGGCcgtggagaggagcagggaccTGGTGCGGAGGATCAAG GACGAAGCAGGAATCCCAGGTATATTAGTTGGAGTTTCTGTAGATGGAAAGGAAGTCTGGTCAGAAG GTTTGGGCTATGCTGATGTAGAGAACCGTGTGGTGTGTAAGCCAGAGACCATCATGCGTATCGCCAGTATCAGCAAGTGTCTTACAATGATGGCTGTTGCTAAATTGTGGGAAGAGGGTAAACTAGATTTAGATGCTCCAGTGCAGAAATATGTCCCTGAATTTCCAGAAAAGGTCTATGAGGGTGAAAAG GTCACTATTACCACAAGACTGTTAGTTTCACACTTGAGTGGGATTCGTCACTATGAAAAAGATATTACAAAagttaaagaagaaaaggaaaaggcaaacaGAGAACTTAAGCTAACAAAATCCTGTCAGgataaagaacaaaaagaaaaagaaggtaaaGGGATTGAAAAAACTGATTGTGTCAAACAGAAGAAAGAACATAATAGTGAGACAAAAATCCAACATTCAAAGCCTGGCAGGAACAACAAGGAATTTGAACAGGAAGAGTattatttgaaggaaaaatttGAAAGTGTGATTGAATCactgaagatatttaaaaatgaTCCTTTATTCTTTAAACCAG GTAGCCAGTTCTTGTACTCAACGTATGGCTTTACTCTCTTAAGTGCTGTTGTGGAGAGAGCTTCAGGACAAAAATTTACAGATTATATGCTGAAAATGTTTCGTGATTTGGATATGCTGTCAACTGTCCTGGATGACAATGAAGCAATGATATATAACAGAGCAAG GTGTTACGTTTACAACAAAAAGGGACGGCTGGTAAATGCACCATATGTGGACAACTCTTACAAGTGGGCTGGTGGTGGCTTTCTGTCCTCAGTAGGTGACCTCCTGAAATTTGGAAATGCCTTGTTGTACAGTTATCAAGCCGGACAATTTAAAAACAGGAATTGCAAACTTCTTCCAGGGTACCTCAAGCCAGGCACGGTTGCAATGATGTGGACCCCAGTGCCAAAAACAGAAGTGTCGTGGGACAGGGATGGTAAATACGCCATGGCTTGGGCTGTGGTAGAGAAAAACCAACAGTATggctgctgcagacagcagagACACTACGCATCCCATACTGGGGGGGCCGTGGGGGCCAGCAGTGTCCTCCTCATTCTGCCTGAAGAGCTGGATACTGAAGCTCTGGGTACTTGGCCAGTAGCACCCCCAAGAGGAGTCATTGTCACTATTATCTGTAATATGCAGTCAGTTTCGCTCAACAGCACTGCCTTAAAGATTGCAAGGGAATTTGATAAAGAAAAACGGGCACAATATATGGACTAA